A genome region from Mercenaria mercenaria strain notata chromosome 11, MADL_Memer_1, whole genome shotgun sequence includes the following:
- the LOC123531650 gene encoding uncharacterized protein LOC123531650, whose protein sequence is MHMDVKIKQDMDRQMALRENELYWRIYLLLNEGVPVVSKLVISRELGRHGSDLDFLLLQSKDQLKKTHRLNESEIEVLYPADGNTNIDKWNSNMFTSVILTIFRTSLLQNERKQIRDIHNILKELCINPDEYALDDETFDDHKTTLKDALSSLAFDKKVKSEIDDLINIYTNQPLNAADLLRHIEDINLSEETRQQLEIFLHSPPAIMGDSGDNTSDDVYEEESIGNVTSTNILDKGTQETPENIHSNDYDGDRQLSDAIDRENEVHADDDRYTVDTIYSRDTSEFHEEGKSVFLFDTSIYMKQEISFYRLVKH, encoded by the exons ATGCATATGGACGTGAAAATCAAACAAGACATGGACAGACAGATGGCTTTGCGTGAAAACGAGTTATACTGGCGCATTTATCTCCTACTCAATGAAGGAGTGCCCGTAGTTTCAAAGCTCGTTATATCCCGAGAATTGGGCAGACATGGAAGTGACTTAGATTTTCTTTTGCTTCAAAGTAAAGACCAACTGAAAAAGACTCATCGTCTGAATGAATCAGAAATTGAAGTTTTGTATCCTGCCGATGGAAACACAAACATAGACAAGTGGAACTCGAATATGTTCACAAGTGTAATTCTTACCATATTTCGTACCTCCCTTCTACAAAATGAAAGGAAGCAAATACGAGATATTCACAATATTCTAAAAGAGCTGTGTATCAATCCAGACGAGTACGCGTTAGATGACGAGACATTTGACGACCATAAAACAACACTTAAAGATGCACTGTCATCTCTTGCCTTTGACAAAAAGGTAAAATCCGAAATTGATGACTTGATCAATATTTATACCAACCAGCCATTGAATGCTGCAGATTTGCTGCGACATATTGAAGACATCAACTTGTCTGAAGAGACACGACAGCAATTGGAAATCTTTCTTCATTCACCCCCCGCTATCATGGGAGACAGTGGTGATAATACGAGCGATGATGTTTATGAGGAAGAGTCCATTGGTAATGTTACCTCCACAAACATCCTTGACAAAGGTACACAAGAAACGCCTGAAAATATTCATAGCAATGATTATGACG GTGACAGACAACTTTCTGATGCGATAGATAGGGAAAATGAAGTGCATGCTGACG ATGACAGATACACAGTTGATACAATATACAGTCGCGATACTAGTGAATTTCATGAAGAAGGTAAGTCTGTCTTTCTTTTTGATACATCTATATACATGAAACAGGAGATTAGTTTTTATCGGTTAGTTAAACATTAA